A genomic region of Arachis hypogaea cultivar Tifrunner chromosome 5, arahy.Tifrunner.gnm2.J5K5, whole genome shotgun sequence contains the following coding sequences:
- the LOC112801824 gene encoding uncharacterized protein has protein sequence MVESAKNEENNASIEAENAPLLHLHEYLRTRPSEKTLKAWKILRDLVRRNFSIVYHPARHGLMRDALKHLLNLPPEEGVSLRTMSILQQLSKSFAQWSLDYDNVILKIKSPDEKAKEDLIREVKEIVTDEKALCTKLATLEQKKRELEEQINAVKDERDTLAKRKRVVLKSGKVLSERDGLKNQVPRLKAEKELTKVTEANIEAEWSKLGKQVLESTSFVEDWI, from the coding sequence ATGGTTGAGAGTGCCAAGAATGAAGAAAACAATGCTTCCATTGAAGCAGAAAACGCTCCTTTGTTACATCTACATGAATATCTCAGAACTAGGCCAAGTGAAAAAACCCTGAAAGCTTGGAAGATTCTAAGAGACCTTGTGAGGAGAAACTTCTCTATTGTGTATCACCCTGCACGTCATGGACTGATGAGAGATGCTTTAAAACACCTCCTCAATTTGCCACCGGAAGAAGGAGTATCTTTGAGAACAATGTCAATATTACAGCAACTTTCAAAAAGTTTTGCTCAGTGGAGTTTGGACTATGACAATGTCATTCTAAAAATCAAGTCACCGGACGAGAAAGCAAAAGAGGATCTCATTAGAGAGGTCAAGGAAATAGTGACGGATGAGAAGGCTCTGTGCACTAAGTTGGCCACTTtggagcaaaagaagagagagcTTGAAGAGCAAATCAATGCAGTAAAAGATGAGAGGGACACCCTTGCTAAGAGAAAGCGAGTAGTGCTTAAGAGTGGAAAAGTGCTAAGTGAAAGGGATGGTTTGAAGAATCAAGTGCCAAGGTTGAAAGCTGAGAAAGAATTGACAAAGGTAACAGAAGCTAATATTGAAGCTGAATGGTCAAAGCTTGGAAAACAAGTCCTTGAAAGCACAAGTTTTGTTGAAGATTGGATCTAG